From Pseudorasbora parva isolate DD20220531a chromosome 25, ASM2467924v1, whole genome shotgun sequence, one genomic window encodes:
- the gpia gene encoding glucose-6-phosphate isomerase a, giving the protein MGLNNDPVYRKLEQWYKSNAGNLNMRQMFEADSDRFNKFSLALTTDDGDILLDYSKNLISEEVLKMLFDMARSVGVEDAREKMFAGEKINFTEGRAVLHTALRNRSNTPVMVDGKDVMPEVNRVLEQMKAFCHKVRSGEWRGFSGKAITDVVNIGIGGSDLGPLMVTEALKPYSKGGPNVWFVSNIDGTHMAKTLAQLNAETTLFIIASKTFTTQETITNAETAREWFLKAAKDTSAVAKHFVALSTNGPKVKDFGIDTNNMFEFWDWVGGRYSLWSAIGLSIALHIGFDNFEQLLAGAHWMDNHFRSAPLEQNAPVLLALLGVWYVNFFQAETHAMLPYDQYMHRFAAYFQQGDMESNGKYITKSGTRVHYHTGPIVWGEPGTNGQHAFYQLIHQGTRLIPADFLIPAQSQHPIRDNLHHKILMANFLAQTEALMRGKTTDEAKKELQGAGLSGDALEKLLPHKVFQGNKPSNSIIFKKLSPFMLGALVAMYEHKIFVQGVMWDINSYDQWGVELGKQLAKKIEPELQDDAEVHSHDSSTNGLISFFKKNRC; this is encoded by the exons ATGGGGCTCAACAACGACCCGGTCTACCGCAAACTGGAGCAATGGTACAAATCCAACGCAGGAAACCTCAACATGAGGCAGATGTTCGAGGCCGACTCTGACAGATTCAACAAGTTCAG TTTGGCGCTGACAACGGATGATGGAGACATTCTGCTGGATTACTCCAAGAACCTCATCAGTGAAGAAGTGCTGAAGATGCTCTTCGACATG GCACGATCAGTGGGCGTTGAAGACGCCAGAGAGAAGATGTTTGCGGGAGAAAAGATCAACTTCACTGAG GGTCGTGCTGTTCTCCACACCGCCCTGAGGAACCGGTCCAACACTCCCGTCATGGTGGACGGGAAAGACGTGATGCCGGAGGTGAACCGAGTCCTGGAGCAGATGAAGGCCTTCTGCCAT AAAGTGCGCAGTGGCGAGTGGAGAGGCTTCAGTGGGAAAGCCATCACTGATGTGGTGAACATCGGCATTGGAGGTTCTGACTTG GGTCCTCTGATGGTGACTGAAGCCCTGAAGCCATACTCTAAAGGAGGACCCAATGTCTGGTTCGTCTCTAATATCGACGGCACGCACATGGCCAAGACCCTCGCCCAGCTTAACGCCGAGACCACCCTCTTCATCATCGCTTCCAAG ACGTTCACCACCCAGGAGACCATCACTAACGCCGAGACGGCCAGAGAATGGTTCCTCAAGGCCGCTAAAGAT ACGTCTGCCGTGGCCAAGCATTTTGTGGCTCTTTCCACAAATGGA CCAAAAGTCAAGGACTTTGGTATCGACACCAACAACATGTTCGAGTTTTGGGAT TGGGTCGGCGGGCGCTACTCGCTGTGGTCGGCTATCGGTTTGTCCATTGCACTGCACATAG GTTTCGACAACTTTGAGCAACTTCTAGCTGGCGCTCACTGGATG GATAACCACTTCCGCTCGGCCCCTCTGGAGCAGAACGCTCCAGTCCTGCTCGCCCTGCTCGGCGTCTGGTACGTCAACTTCTTCCAGGCCGAAACACACGCCATGCTACCCTATGACCAGTACATGCACCGCTTCGCTGCGTACTTCCAACAG GGAGATATGGAGTCCAACGGGAAGTACATCACCAAGTCGGGCACTCGTGTGCATTACCACACCGGACCCATTGTGTGGGGAGAACCGGGAACCAACGGACAGCACGCCTTCTACCAGCTCATTCACCAGG GCACTCGCTTGATTCCTGCAGACTTCCTCATTCCTGCTCAGAGTCAGCATCCCATCAGAGATAATCTGCATCATAAG ATCCTGATGGCAAACTTCCTGGCTCAGACGGAGGCTCTGATGAGGGGAAAGACCACAGATGAGGCCAAGAAAGAGCTCCAGGGGGCTGGGCTGTCTGGGGATGCACTGGAGAAACTCTTGCCCCATAAA GTTTTCCAAGGAAACAAGCCAAGCAACTCCATCATCTTTAAGAAACTCTCACCCTTCATGCTTGGTGCTCTGGTTG CCATGTATGAGCACAAGATCTTTGTGCAAGGTGTGATGTGGGATATCAACAGCTATGATCAGTGGGG TGTGGAGCTCGGCAAGCAACTGGCTAAAAAGATCGAACCTGAGCTGCAGGACGATGCAGAGGTTCATTCCCACGACTCCTCCACTAATGGACTCATCAGCTTCTTCAAGAAGAACCGCTGTTAA